TCGGTGCACCACCTGCAGGCCGTGACCATGGCCAGCTGGGAGCGCGACCACACGAGCGATCCGCAGCTGAAGCAGCTGGCGTTCGACATCGAGTCCACGCAGCGCGAGCAGGTCGGCCGGATGAAGGGCTGGCTCATGCTGTGGGGCCAGCCCGAGCAGGCCACGGGCGAGTACATGACGTGGATGACGGCCGGCGCCGGGCACGACCACATGGCGATGGCGCCGACGTCGTCCGCCGCGGCGGCCGCGGGCGCGCCGATGCCCGGCATGGCGACCAACGAGGAGCTGGCGAAGCTGCGCTCGCTGTCCGGCGCGGAGCTGGACGTGTACTTCCTGCAGCTGATGCTGCGGCACCACCAGGGCGGCACCGAGATGGCGCAGTACGCGCACGACCACACGTCCGTGTCCGCGGTCAAGGCGCTGACGCAGAGCATCCTGACGTCGCAGGGCGCGGAGATGACGGTGATGCGGAACATGCTCAGCGCGCGGGGCGCGCAGCCACTGCCGTTCCCCTGACACTCCCGGGAGCGAGGCGCACCGGGGCGCTCAGTCCGTGATCACCAGCTGAGTTCCTGGCAACGCGCCGCCGATTCGCGTGGTTCGCACTGCAGCGTGGCGTGCTCGATCGAGTACTGGTCCTTGAGGAGCGTCTGCGCGGCGGCGAGGACCTCGGCAGGCTGCGCGGTGCGTTCCAGGGTGAGGTGCGCGGAGGCGACCTCCATGCCCGAGGTGAGCGTCCACACGTGCAGGTCGTGCACGTCGCACACCCCGGCGAGCTCGGCGAGTTCCGCGCTGATTCGTTCGACGTCCACCTCGGCGGGGGCGTGCTGGAACAGGATGCGCAGCGCACGCCGGGCGAGGGTGAAGGTGCGCGGCAGCACGAACAGTCCGATCGCGACACCGATGAGGGCGTCCGCGTAGCGCCAGCCGGTGGTCAGGGTGATCACGCCGCTGACGAGGACGCCGACCGACCCGATCAGGTCGGCGAGGACCTCCAGGTACGCGCCGCGCAGGTTGAGGCTCTCCTTGGAGCCGTCGCGGAGCAGCGCGAAGGCGACGACGTTCGCGGCGAGCCCGGCGACCGCCACGAGCAGCACGGGCAGGCCGGGCACCTCGGGCGGGTTCGCGAGCCGTTCGACGGCCTCGAAGATCACGTAGCCGGCGACCCCGAAGAGCAGGACGGCGTTGGCCAGCGCGGCGAGCACCTCGGCGCGGTAGAGCCCGAAGGTGCGCCGGTAGGTCGGCCCGGACCGGCGCGCCAGGACGATCGCCGTGAGGGCCATCGCCAGCCCGAGGACGTCGGTGAGCATGTGCCCGGCGTCGGAGATCAACGCGAGCGACCCGGTGACCACCCCGACGACGACTTCGAGCAACAGGAAGGCGACGCCGATCCCGAGCGCCGCGGCGAGCCGTGGCAGGTAGCGGGCGGACGCGCTACCGGGCGGTTGGTGCCCGTGTCCGTGGCCGTGTCCCATGCGCTGGTGTCCTCCTCTGTCCCGCATCGGGAATATATAGTGATATGCGCATGTATTCAAGGGCAGGTAAGGCTTGCCTTCTTCGCGCAGCCTAACCGAGCGGCGGCCGTGCCGCCCCCTCCGAAGGGGTAGCCGCTCACAAGGTGGAAACACGGGTGCGCTAGGCTGTGTCACGTCGCCCAGCGATGGGCCCTCGTAGCTCAGGGGATAGAGCACTGCCCTCCGGAGGCAGGTGTCGCAGGTTCGAATCCTGCCGAGGGCACCCAGGTTCCAACACACAAAGCCGGCCCCTACCAGCGAGAACGCGGTAGGGGCCGAGTCATGTTCACCGGCCGACCACGGCGGAGCCCGATCAAGATCGGGGATCTGTGCGCAATGTTGTGTGCGCGCAGCACGGAGCCGACTGCGCCACGGTGGCCGCGGAAAATCCCCGCCCCAGCCAGGTTCGATCAGAAGATGCTCGCGAAGATCGCCGGGATGGCGCCGTCGGGCAGGGCGATGGCCGAGCGCGTCCACGCCGTGGTCCGGGCCGCCGCGCCGGCCCTCGAACCGAAGCTGTGGCGCTGGATGCACGCCTACGCCCTGGACGGCAAAGTCTCGACGGTCCGATGTGGTCGACCGGTTCGCCCTGACCGGTGTCACTTCCGAGGTGGAGGAGCTGGTCGAGCGAGTGGTGAGCCGCACGGCCGGAACCGGACCAGTCGGCGGGCAGCCCGGACCGCGTTGCGCTGCCGCGGCTTACAGGCTGCGGCAGGATGATCGTCATGACCCTGCCGACGTTCCGCCAGGTCGTCCTCGACTGCACCGACGCCCGGCAGCTCGCGGAGTTCTACCGCGAGCTGCTCGGGCTGGTGTACCGGCCGGGCGACGAGGACGGCGACGCCGACTGGCTCGTGCTGCGCACCCCGGACGGCCGCCCCCAGCTGGCCTTCCAGCAGGTCGGCACACTGCCGGCGGCAACGTGGCCGGATGGCCCGGTGCCGCAGCAGCTGCACCTCGACCTCACCGTGCCCACCAAGACCGACCTGCAGGCCCAGCACGAGCGGGCGCTGCGCCTCGGCGCCCGGCTGCTCCGCGACCGCAGCGACGACCCCGACGAACCGTTGTACGTCTACGCCGATCCGGCCGGGCACCCGTTCTGCATCTTCGTCGGCTAGACGGTCAGCACGATCTTCCCGCGCGTGCGGCCTTGCTGGCTCAAGCGCCACGCCTCGGCGGCCTCTGCGAGCGGGAACGTCCGGTCGACGTGCACCATCAGCTTGCCCTCGTCCGCCAGGCGCGCCAGCTCGGCCAGCTCGGCGCCGTCCGGGCGGACCCACACGTAGCCGTGCGCGCCGACAGCCGGGTTCGCGATCGACGCGATCCGGTCCGGGCTCACGAACTCGCGGGACACCTCCACCGCGTCGCCGCCCACGAAATCCACCGCGGCGTCGATCGGGCCGAGCTCGCGGAGCCGGTCCGCCAGGCCCTCGCCGTAGGTGACCGGCTCCGCACCCAGCTCACGCAGGTAGTCGTGGTTGCGCTCGCTCGCCGTGCCGATCACCCGCGCGCCCAGCGCGACCGCGATCTGCGTGCCGAACGAGCCGACGCCACCGGCCGCGGCGTGGATCAGCACCGTCTCACCGGCCTTGATCCCGACCCGCTTCAACGAGCGGTACGCCGTCTGCCCGGCCAGCGGCACACCCGCGGCCTGCGCGAAATCCAGCGAGCGCGGCTTCTTCGCGAGCATCCGCACGTTCGCGGTCACCAGCTCGGCGTACGCACCCTGCTGCACCCAGTCCTTGCGGACGTACCCGAACACCTCGTCGCCGACGGCGAACTCCCCGGAGTCGAAGCCCACCTGCTCGACCACGCCCGCCACGTCCCAGCCGGGCACAAGCGGGAACCGGACCTCCATCAGGGCGTCCAGCCCGCCCGCGGCGAGCTTCCAGTCGACCGGGTTCACCCCGGCGGCCTTGACCCTGACCAGGACCTCCGCCGGACCGACCTTGGGATCCGGGACATCGGCCAGCCGGAGGTCGTCCGCCGAGCCGTACTCCCGCAGCGCGATTGCCTTCATGCCCGGCGCAACGGTGCGCCCGCGACGGGATATTCCAGCGCCGGCGAGTTTCGCCGGTTCGTGCCCGGGCACACCCGTACATGGCCACTGCACGGCCGGACCGCAACGCTGGGACCGTCGCCGCGCTGGTGTGCGGAATCAGCACGGAAATCGCCGTCACGGCCGCCGCGGTCCGGCTGCACGCCAAGGCGGCGTGCGAGCGGGCGGCCGACGAGCGAGCCAGGGCAGCACGGCGACGCGAAGAGGCGAAACGGCTCACGAACGAGTCACGTGCCCTGCGAAGGCGGCAGCGACCGGCTCGCTGAGGTGGAATGATGGGGAGATGACCGAGGCAGCGGACGACCGGAACCGCGCGGCGAACGAACGCGACGACCTGGCGGACGCACGCGACCGGGCAGCCGACCGCCGGGACAGGGCAGCCATCGACCGGGACACCCTCGCGGAGATCGAGGCGGCGCAGAACCGGCGGGAGCGGCACGCCATCTTCACGTCGCTGGCGAACGCCGAGGCCCGGGAGCGGGCCGCGCTGCAACGTGAAGCCGAAGCGACCCGGCGGGAAAAGGAACTGGCGACGGACGACCCGGACGCGGTGGCCGCGTTCATGGCGGAGGCCGAGTCGGACCGGCTCGCGGCGGCAGGCGACCGCGCCGCCGCGGCGGAGGACCGGTTCGACGTCCGGACGTTCCTCAACAAGGCGGCGAGCGACCAGGGCTCGGCGAGAACATCCCGGCACCAGGCGGCGCGGGACCGGGGAGCGTCACACGAGGACCGCTCGGCGTCCCAGGGCGACCGCGACGCGTCGCTGTCCGACCGCGAGCAGAGCGAGATCGAGCTGAACACCGGCCCCTACCCGCCGCACCGCTGATCACCGCACGGATACCGCCGTCGGGTGAGCAAGGATGAGCCCGTCGCGCTGATCGCCGTGGCGAAGGCCGCCGGGGTGTCCAAGACGACCGGGTCGGACGCGTTGCCTGATTCCGGCCGGGTGTCGGAGCGGACGAAGCAGCACGTGGTGCCGTGGCGCGGCGGCTCGGCTGCACCCCGAACCCGGCCGCGCGCTCGCTGCGGCGCGCCGGCACCGGCGTGATCGGGCTGCACCTGCCGGAGATCCTCACCCGCTCCGAGTACTACATGTCGTTCGTGTTCGGCGTGGTCGACCAGGCCGTGGGAGCCGGTTCACCGGCGACGAATCGGCGGGCGTCGTGCTGTCCGTCGACCTCACTGCCGCCGCTTCACCGGCGACGAGGGCAGGCGGCTGGTCCGGGTCGGGTTCGACATGCGCGAGGGCCTGGTGCTGCACGAGCTGAGCTTCACCGACGGCGGACGGCTGCGGCCGGTCGTGCACCGCGCGTCGGTGGCCGAGATGGTCGTGCCCTACGCCGACCCCGGGCCCATCAGGTTCTGGCAGAACTACTTCGACACCGGCGAGTACCAGCTCGGCAAGCTGTCCAACTCGCTGGAGCTCTGCTGCGACTGCCTCGGCGAGATCACTTACCTGGACGCGATCGTCGCCGACGACGAGGGCAAGCCGGTGACGCTGGCCGACGCGATCTGCATCCACTTCGACGTGCCTGCTCCGGGCGGGGCGCACTGCCACTAGCACGGGGGCTGAGGTGCACGAGTTCGCCCGGGACGCGGCCCCGTCGGTCGCCGACGAGATCGACCTGGTGCGGCGCAGCCCGTTCGCGCTGCTGGTGACACCGTCCGATGGCGCGCCGGTCGCCACGCACCTGCCGGTGGTGTTCCCGGCGCGGCTGGGACGACGTGGTGCTGCTGGGGCACTGCCTTCCGATGTGCGGGCCAGGGTGCGCGACGACGTCGGCGGCGGGCTGGCGGACTTCATGCTGCGCTACGACGGGCCACCAGCTCCGCGATGATCCGCACGCCCTCCTCGATCTCGCCCGGCGACCTCGCGGCGTAGCCGAGCACCAGGCCGGGCGCGCCGGGGCGCTGGCGGTGCCAGGACAGCGGCTGCACCTTGACCCCGCGGGTCAGCGCCGCGGTCGCCAGGTCCACATCGGACAGCTCACGGTCGAACGTG
The window above is part of the Amycolatopsis thermoflava N1165 genome. Proteins encoded here:
- a CDS encoding DUF305 domain-containing protein, which encodes MADEEDAPVADRPGPRPVVIGATVVVVLLVGAVLGMFLTSLARGPETSATPAEGSVEVGFAQDMSVHHLQAVTMASWERDHTSDPQLKQLAFDIESTQREQVGRMKGWLMLWGQPEQATGEYMTWMTAGAGHDHMAMAPTSSAAAAAGAPMPGMATNEELAKLRSLSGAELDVYFLQLMLRHHQGGTEMAQYAHDHTSVSAVKALTQSILTSQGAEMTVMRNMLSARGAQPLPFP
- a CDS encoding cation diffusion facilitator family transporter, which translates into the protein MGHGHGHGHQPPGSASARYLPRLAAALGIGVAFLLLEVVVGVVTGSLALISDAGHMLTDVLGLAMALTAIVLARRSGPTYRRTFGLYRAEVLAALANAVLLFGVAGYVIFEAVERLANPPEVPGLPVLLVAVAGLAANVVAFALLRDGSKESLNLRGAYLEVLADLIGSVGVLVSGVITLTTGWRYADALIGVAIGLFVLPRTFTLARRALRILFQHAPAEVDVERISAELAELAGVCDVHDLHVWTLTSGMEVASAHLTLERTAQPAEVLAAAQTLLKDQYSIEHATLQCEPRESAARCQELSW
- a CDS encoding NADP-dependent oxidoreductase: MKAIALREYGSADDLRLADVPDPKVGPAEVLVRVKAAGVNPVDWKLAAGGLDALMEVRFPLVPGWDVAGVVEQVGFDSGEFAVGDEVFGYVRKDWVQQGAYAELVTANVRMLAKKPRSLDFAQAAGVPLAGQTAYRSLKRVGIKAGETVLIHAAAGGVGSFGTQIAVALGARVIGTASERNHDYLRELGAEPVTYGEGLADRLRELGPIDAAVDFVGGDAVEVSREFVSPDRIASIANPAVGAHGYVWVRPDGAELAELARLADEGKLMVHVDRTFPLAEAAEAWRLSQQGRTRGKIVLTV
- a CDS encoding VOC family protein — protein: MIVMTLPTFRQVVLDCTDARQLAEFYRELLGLVYRPGDEDGDADWLVLRTPDGRPQLAFQQVGTLPAATWPDGPVPQQLHLDLTVPTKTDLQAQHERALRLGARLLRDRSDDPDEPLYVYADPAGHPFCIFVG
- a CDS encoding LacI family DNA-binding transcriptional regulator, whose protein sequence is MSKDEPVALIAVAKAAGVSKTTGSDALPDSGRVSERTKQHVVPWRGGSAAPRTRPRARCGAPAPA